CTGATGGCACCAAACAGCTGTGGCAGCCCAGTAACCCAGCCCATCTGCGACAAGCTGGCACCTAAAGAGATGGCAAACGCGTTAAAAAAATTGTCACTGGTCGCCGTCATGGCTGATGAGGCCAACGCTTCCTGTTGCGAACGTTTAAGTGTCAGCCGTAACCAGCTATTGCGGGGGTCCCGCTTAACTTGAGACGTGGCTGCCGACGAGGTGACGGCCATAGTCACAATATCCTTGTGCTGCGGATAGTTGCATTATTGAGCGATTATGGAGTAAGCGAAATAGCAATACCAGATTATAAATTGCTCAGGGAGGCAATTAGTTCTGATTCCTGCGCCAACAGTCGTTGATAGAGGGTGAACTGATTCGCGGCCCGCTGCAAATTGTGCTGTGGATGCTCGACCCGAAAATAATTATCGCCATCCAGATAGTCCGTCAGGAATCTTACCGCGAGCATCAGGGTCACCACCCGCACGCCTAACCATAAGCTCTCACGTTCAGCAGCGGTCATGATCTGTCCGAGCGCGCGTTGCCAGCCTCGCGTAAGCGCCGCGAAGTAGTCTGGCAACACCTGTACCGACGCCAACGCCGTGTTGTCTTCAGCCACCGCAGCACAACAGCTGCGCACCATATCGCCAAAGTCATACATCAAGTAGCCCGGCATACAGGTATCCAGGTCAACTACCGCCACCGGCAACTGCAGCCCTTGCGAAAAAAGCAAGTTATTGATTTTAGTGTCATTATGACAAACACGCAGGGGCAATAGTGGCTCAATGTCGGCTAACTCCTTGAGCAACGACTGTTGCGACAACGCCAATTCATACCAGTTATGGCAACTGCGTAAACGCTGCAACCGATCAGCCGTGGCGGCTTGCTGTAACGCCTGTAATCGTCCCGCGAGCGATCTAAAGCCGGGGATCACCTCCGCCAACTGGTGAGCATCAATGTCTGCAAGTGCGCCGACAAACTGCCCAAAGGCTTGCGCGAGCTGTTCCGCTTGGGTGACATTTGTCAGCTGTTCAATGCTGCAACTATCCGGGATATAGCTGATCGCGCGCCAGAAGCCCTGTTCCCCCAAATCCACCGCTAAATGATTGTCGCGGGTGGGCAATGGCCGGGTATAAGTGAGTGGATAACTGCCCTGATCATGTTTATCCGCCAAATGCTGCGCAATAACAGTGGAATTGGCTATCAGCTGCCACGGTTGAGGAAAAACAATCGTGTTAATGCACTGCAACACCAGTGCTGAGCCGCCATCATCGACTAACCAAGTTCCATTGATATGGCCATTGCCCAGTGGCGTTATGACAAGCGGTGAGATCGCCTTTTCGTCAAAATAGTGGGGTAACACCGCCTCACGGATCAGCCTATCAGTTTTGATATTTGCTGCGGGTGACAAGTCCGATTCCTTATTTCAGATACTGGCTAAAGGCATTGTCTGCTTGCAGCGCTGCCTGACTGCCTTTGAGGCTAAAATCATAGCCGCAAAGTTTAATACTACCGCGCATTGCGATATCGTTGATCAACGCTTTAGTATCCAGTGGACTAAAAGCGGCTTCCACTAAACCGTTGCCATTAATAATACTCACCTTAAGCGGTCGAAACTGGCTGCCATCATTAAACTGCAATGCGGCGCAGCGTTGGTCGCCTGTCGCGGATGCCAAGTCCCAAATAACGCCTGGTTTAAGCGTGTCACCCAGCCAGGAGAGATATAAATTATCCTGCTCCAGTGACAAGCTGAAATGATCCGGCAGTTTCACCGTCTGCCGCTTGACACTTGGCTGTGCTGTATCCATGGCTTGGAGCGGAGCATCCACCTTCGGCGTAGGAGATGGACTGAACCACCACACCAGCGCCATCGTTATACAAACCAGCACGGCCGCAAATGCGCTGAGCGCCTTGCGGTACTGCCAGGCTTGTTGCATTAAATCACGGGCTATTTGTTGCCAACCCGACAGCATTGCCGATAACGAGCCGGGGGGCGAAGGTTCCTGCCATAATGAATCCTCTGGCATATTGGTATCAGCAGCGACAGCCTCATTAACTATCTGAGGTTCCAGGGCGACATCATCATGGGTCTGAAACGTTTGTCCATAGGGTTCCGTTATTGTGGTTGTGGTCACGGTTGCCACAGCAGCAGTTGCGCCGATGGTCGGCTCGACTCGCCTTCCCGGGGTTTTAGGCGATAGATCAACGGGCCCAGCATATCCTTGCAGATACTCACGCCGATTTATTGCGCCCGAACCGGCCACGGCGGGAATAAATGCCAAGCCCAAATGCAGTAATACCGCAAGGCCTAAACCAATGTTGAAATAAATATCGACACCTTCAGTCGACAGCGCCGCCAGCACGAGTAACCAGGGTAAAATCGCCACCGCCGCTATCAATAAAGGCCTGCCGGCATCGCGCATGCGCCGCACAGAAGTCGCCAGAACCAACAGCAATAACAGCATTCCTGGCAACCAGATAAAGTAACGGCTACCGAAAAGTAACCATAGCAACATCAACGATAAATAAGCTGCCCCACTGATAAGAAGATGTCGCCAGCCAAGGTCACATCCGCGGAGACAGATAAGCGATTTAAACAGCACGATGTCCTCTTTTATAGCCCGGTTGCTGCACTACAATAATGTGATGACAGACTAACGAATTTACACTCAAATGTCAGTGGCACTGGTAAGCCTTTCACCACAGTCTTATAATGTCGCCCCTATTTTTCCGTCAATCACCCACAAAAGACGCTATCCGGATATAAATTATGAGTGCCCGTGGAAATCTTTTTATTGTATCGGCCCCCAGTGGTGCAGGGAAATCCTCACTGATTGCCGCGTTGCTGGCTGATACGCCCAAAGACATGCAGGTGTCTGTGTCACATACCACCCGCAAGCCTCGCCCTGGCGAATCTCACGGACAGCATTATTACTTTGTGTCCGTCGATGAATTTAAAACGCTCATTACCGAAAACGCATTTCTGGAATGGGCCGAAGTCTTTGGTAACTATTACGGCACCTCTCGCCGGGTGATTGAACAAGCATTGGCAGACGGCATCGATGTTTTTCTCGACATTGACTGGCAAGGGGCGCAGCAAATTAAGCAACAGATGCCAGAAGCTGTCGGTATTTTTATTCTGCCGCCGTCCCGTGAAGCGCTAGAGCAGCGTCTGAAAGGCCGGGGACAGGACTCAGTAGAAGTGATCGCGTCCCGGATGGAGAAAGCGGTTTCTGAAATGTCGCACTATAACGAGTACGACTTTATTATCGTTAACGACCAATTTGAGCAGGCGCTTGGGGATCTGCGGGCAATAATCCGCAGCCAACGGCTGACTCAAGCTAGTCAAATCAACACCCACAGTGATATGCTTAAAGGTCTGTTGGCAGATTAACTGCCTTCGTGTACACTTTTGCGTCATTTTTTCACTGAACACACTGGAGTTCCAACACATGGCTCGCGTAACTGTAGAAGACGCCGTAAAGCAGATCGGCAACCGTTTTGACATGATTATGGTTGCGGCCCGTCGCGCCCGTCAGATCGCCGTTCAGGGTAAAGATCCCCTGGTGGAAGAAGAAAATGACAAGCCAACCGTAATCGCCCTGCGCGAAATCGAACAGGGTCTGGTGAACGCTCAAACTCTGGAAGCCGATGAGCGCCAGAGTGTGCGTGAACGCGAAGCAGCTGAAATTGCTGCCGTGGCTGCGATTGCTGAAGGCCACCAGTCGCTGTAAGGCGATTTGATAGTAGGAGTATCACCACTTGTATCTGTTTGAAGGTCTCAGGGAAGCCGCGGCCGCTTATCTGGAGCCGGAGCAGGTAGAATTACTCAAACAGGCTTATCAGGTGGCGCGCGATGCCCATGAAGGGCAAATGCGCACCAGTGGTGAACCCTACATCACGCATCCGGTAGCGGTTGCACATATTCTTGCCGATATGCGTCTCGATCATGAGACGCTGATGGCAGCCCTGCTGCACGACACGATTGAAGACACCCACGTTACCCACCAAGATCTCACCAACATGTTTGGCGAGTCTGTTGCCGAATTGGTGGAAGGGGTGTCCAAACTCGACAAAATCAAATTCCGCGATAAAAAAGAAGCTCAGGCTGAAAACTTCCGCAAAATGATGATGGCCATGACCCAAGATATCCGGGTCATCCTGATCAAACTGGCCGACCGCACGCACAACATGCGCACGCTTGGTGCTTTACGACCAGACAAACGCCGACGCATTGCTCGTGAAACCCTGGAAATTTACGCACCGATTGCCAACCGTCTCGGTATTCACAATATCAAGACCGAATTGGAAGATCTGGGGTTTCAGGCTTATTACCCAATGCGTTACCGGGTGTTAAAGGAAGTTGTACGCGCAGCTCGTGGAAACCGTAAAGAGCTGATCCAAGGGATAGAAAACGCTATCCACACGCGACTGGAAGACACTGGCATTCACGGCAAAGTGAAAGGCCGCGAAAAAAACCTTTACTCCATTTATAACAAGATGCGCAGCAAAGAGCTGCAATTCCAGGAAGTAATGGATATCTATGCCTTCCGCATCATCGTTGACAGTGTCGATACCTGTTATCGGGTGCTGGGGGTCATGCATGGCTTATACAAACCACGGCCGCTACGTTTCAAAGACTATATTGCGATTCCTAAGGCTAACGGCTACCAGTCACTGCATACGTCGCTCATTGGTCCACACGGCGTGCCAGTGGAGATCCAGATCCGTACTGAAGATATGGATCAGATGGCAGATAAAGGGGTAGCCGCGCACTGGATGTACAAGAGTGGCCAAAGTGCAGCAGCACCGGGAACCAGTGGCACCACTACCCAGCTGCGAGCACGCAAATGGATGCAGAGCCTGTTAGAACTTCAGCAAAGTGCTTCGTCATCCTTTGAATTTGTCGAGAACGTTAAAACTGAACTGTTTCCAGACGAAATCTACGTTTTCACACCCGAAGGGCGAATTCTGGAGCTGCCAGTGGGGGCAACGCCGGTTGACTTCGCCTATGAAGTCCACACCGATGTCGGTAACACCTGCGTTGGCGCCAAAGTGAACCGCATGTCCTACCCGCTAAGCCAACCGCTGTTATCCGGGCAGACCGTCGAAATCATCACCGCCAAAGGTGCCAAACCTAACGCTGCATGGCTGAACTTTGTCGTGACCGGCAAAGCACGCTCCAAAATCCGTCAGGTGTTGAAGAATCTTAAAAAAGACGAAGCCATTGCGCTCGGTAAACGGCTGCTGAACCATGCGCTGGGTGACAGTAAACTGGAGCAGTTCAGCCAGGAACAGATCAATAAAGTCGTTACCGATACCAAACATAAAGATTTTGATGAGTTGTTGACAGAAATTGGCCTCGGCAACGCCATGAGCCTGGTGATAGCACAACGACTCAAGGGGGATTCTGTCGATTCTCGTAAAGCAGATGACGACAGTAACCTGATGCCAATTCGCGGTTCTGAAGGCATGCTAGTGTCATTTGCCAACTGCTGTCGTCCGATCCCTGGCGATGCGGTCATCGCCTATGTCAGCCCTGGTAAGGGGCTGGTGGTTCACATGGAAAACTGCGCCAATATTCGTGGCTACCAGAGCGAACCGGACAAATATATTCCCGTACAATGGGACGCGGTTGACGGTACTGAATTCCAGGCCAATGTGCGCATTGAAATCGTTAACCATCAAGGTGCATTGGCAAAAATCACGAACATTATTGCCGCAGAAGGTTCCAATATCAGCAATATCAGCACCGAAGAGCGCGATGGCCGGGTTTATCTGATCCATCTGCGTATTTCCGTGCGCGATCGTGTGCATCTGGCCAACGTGATGCGCCGCATCCGGGTATTGCCAGAAGTGCTGCGTATTTCCCGAAACCGTTAACCACAAGGAGTCACCAAGCGTTATGGCTGAGAAAGAGATTATTGCCACCGATAAGGCACCAGCAGCTATCGGCACCTATTCCCAAGCAGTGAAAGTAGGTTCTACCGTTTATCTTTCCGGACAGATCCCCTTAGTTCCTGCCACCATGGAACTTGCCGGTGACGAATTTGAAGCGCAGGTAGTTCAAGTATTTGAAAACCTCAAAGCCGTATGCCAGGCGGCGGGTGGTGAGTTGGCCGATATTGTCAAACTCAATATCTACATGGTTGATTTAGGTCACTTCGCCAAGGTCAATGAAGTGATGGGACGTTACTTCCAGCAACCGTACCCTGCCCGCGCAGCCATCGGCGTTAAACAACTGCCGAAAGGCGCTCAGGTAGAAATGGACGGCGTGGTCGAGCTTTAACGCATATCATTCGACTTAAAAAAGGCGCTATACAGCGCCTTTTTTAATTTCAATCATCCGCTTACTGATTGTCTTTCGCGGTTACGGTTACTGGCGTAATACCTGATTGCTTAAACCAGGTTTCGGCGCGTTGTTTCTCAGCGGCGGTAGGTACATATTCCACCCAATTATCCTGTTCGGATTTGCGATACCGCAGGCATTGTTTTGCGACATCAAACTGATAATAAGGGAACACTTCTCGCAAATTAAAGAACGCTGCCGGGGCGAACAAGATGATATCGGTTGCCAAATATCCGCCGTTAAATTTTAGGGGTAACACGCCATAAAAAGGCTGCTGTCCCGGTTGAATCGCCTTAAACGCATAATGCCCAAAACTGGTGGTTGGCAACGTCTCTGTGCGTGGTGCATCCTGCCCTTTGGCATCCTTGATATAAATTGTCGTGTCGGGCTGCATCGCTGTCAGTGATGTGGTTGCTGAACACGCCCCCAATAACATTGCCATCCCCACACAAGCCGTTAATTTTATAAATTTCAGTTCCATTGATGTGCTCATAATTGTTGTGATATTCGTGCGCTAAATTAGCGGAATTCGACAACCAAAACCCCGAGGGCGACCACATAAAAGCAACTTAGGAAATCAGGCAGAGATCTCATCGGATTTGCACCTCGGTTAATTGCCCGCCATAATCAAACAAGTGTTTTATATTTTTAGAAAACAGAGAGTTTCGACATAATGCTGCTGGTTTTGGGGCAAGTAGCGAATGGTTAACTTAAGGGGAAAACCCATGTCAGCTTCTTATAAAAGTCCAGTGGAAATGCTCAATCAATGGGCAGAGGTTCAGGGCGATGCCGTATATCTGCGTCAACCCATCAAAGGGCAATTCCGTGATTACAGTTGGCGCCAGGTACAACAAACAGCACAACGTCTAGCAGGGGCGTTACGCCATCTGGGTTATGAGCCAGGAGAGAAAATAGCACTGCTATCAAAAAACTGTGCCGAGTGGTTTATCACTGACTTAGCGCTGATGCATGGTGGCTACATTAGTGTACCTATCTACCCCACAGCCAATGCCGATACTATCCGTTATGTTTTGGAGCACAGTGGTTGCAAAGCCATATTTGTCGGCAAATTGGATCACTGGGCAGATCAGGAAGCCGGCGTCGGCGGAGAGCTATTACGCTTGGCATTACCGTATGAAACGATGCCCGCACAATACCAATGGCTGCAGTTATTGAATATGGGGCAGCCATTGGTGGATGCACCGCTACCGGCAGCCGAGCAAATAATGACACTTATCTATACTTCCGGCTCTACCGGTAAGCCTAAGGGCGCCGTACAGACATTTGCCAGTTACAGTTGGACCTGCAATGCCGTCGTGCGAGACTTAAAAGCCTCACAGGAAGATCGCCTGCTTTCCTACTTGCCACTGGCCCATATTACGGAGCGGGTCGCGATTGAGGGATCATCGTTTTATGCCGGCTGTCCGGTCGCTTTTGTGGAAAGCCTAGAAACCTTTGTCGCCGACGTACAACGCATGCAACCCACAGTATTTTTCTCAGTGCCGCGGCTGTGGACCCTGTTCCAGAAAAACATTATCGATAAAGTCGGCAGTTTCAGAAAACTCAATCTGCTGCTGAAAATTCCGCTATTGAACTGGCTGGTGAAGCGCAAGATCCACCAAGGTCTGGGCCTTGGTAAGTCACGACTGTTGGGCTCAGGTTCCGCCCCGATCCCACCTTCATTAGTGCACTGGTATCACAGTATCGGGCTGGACATCTGCGAAGCCTGGGGCATGACCGAAAACTGTGCGTATTCCATTATTAATCATCCATTTGATGCCAGCAAAATCGGGACCGTTGGGAAGCCAATTGTTGGCTGTCAAATCAAACGCTCCGCCGACGGTGAGTTATTAGTGAAAAGTCCGGGGCTGATGCGGGAATACTATAAAGCACCAGAAGCAACAGCTGCTGCCTTTGACGAAGAGGGCTATTTCCGCACCGGCGATCTCTGCGAAATCGATAAAGATGGCTGCGTCAGTATCACCGGCAGGGTGAAAGATAATTTCAAAACCGCCAAAGGCAAATACGTCGCTCCAGTGCCGATTGAGCGCAAGCTGGCACAAGACCCGCACGTAGAATTGCTGTGTGTCATCGGCTCAGGACTCCCGCACCCGGTCGCCTTGATACAACTGTCTGAAGGAGCCATGCTGCAGCCACGGGAAGAGGTGCGTAGCTCCCTTAAAACCACACTTGATGCAATCAATCCGAATCTGGAATCCCACGAAACAGTCGATGCATTGATTGTGGTTACTGAACCCTGGACGATTGAAAACGACGTGTTAACACCGACACTAAAAATCAAACGGCATGTACTGGAACAGCGCTATACCGCAAAGGCAGAGAAAGTACGCGGTGCGGTAGTGGTTTGGGAAGATGAAATTTAAAGCATGACAATCCGCACGATCCCGGCATTTGCCGGGGTCTTTTTGACATATTCTGTCGAATATTCCTTGCTTTGCCAAGCAAACTCCTTATGCTGACACTCCAGCGCCATTCGCCAAATCAACTCGTGAGCTGTAATAAACATGCTGATTTTTTTGTCAATTCTCGGTGGTTTTCTGATCCTTACTTTCGGAGCAGAGGCATTGGTTCGTGGTGCCAGTGCCATTGCCTTACGCTTGGGCGTTACTCCGCTAGTGATTGGCCTGACCATCGTCGCCTTCGGCACCAGTGCCCCTGAATTGGCGGTCAGTGTTAAATCCGCAATGGCCGGCAGTCCCGGCATTGCCTTGGGAAATGTGATCGGCTCCAACATTGCCAACATCGGTCTGATCCTAGGACTAACCGCACTTATTCGGCCTGTAGGTGTACAATCTCAGATGGTTCGCCGCGACATTCCCCTGATGATTGGGGCCTCGCTACTGGTGTGGTTACTGCTACTTGATGGATTGCTCGGGCTAGTCGATGGCTTAATATTGTCACTCTTGCTGCTGGCCTATCTGGTGCACAGCTATTACAGCGCGGGCGCAGATGACACTGAAGAATTTGAAGCCGGACCTCGTAATCCGCTGTTATCCATATTACTTATTGTTATTGGCATCGCATGCCTGGTCGGCGGTGGCGTATTGTTTGTTAACGGCGCGGTAGATCTGGCCCGTGCGTTTGATATTAGCGAAGCCGTGATCGGTCTGACAATCATCGCTATCGGTACCAGTATGCCGGAACTGGTTACCTCGATGGTTGCAGCCATGAAAGGACAAAGTGACATTGCCATTGGTAATGTGGTCGGGTCTAACCTATTCAACCTGCTGGGGATCCTGGGGATCACCGCATTGGTACATCCGATTAGCGCGGCCGGCTTCAGTATTCTGGACTTTGGCGTAATGCTGGCGCTGGCAGTGGTATTGCTGCCATTGGCGCACCGCGGTTACCGCATCGGCCGCCGTGATGGCATGCTGCTCTTGCTCGCATATCTGGGTTATATGGCATGGCTGGTGAGCCACGCATCAGCCTAATGGCAACAACAACTAGTATTTGTCGTGGCTGGCGAAAATAAGTACATTGTCAAAGGGGTAATCTTTGATAATATATGTATAAATTCACAGTAATCCGGTGCTAACGTTTTGCAGAGACTGGATCTTATTCCCATCACCGAGCTCAAAGGCATTGCGGCCAAAATGGCCGGCAAGCTGGAAAAGCTGGGAATTCACACAGTACAGGATCTGCTGTTCCACCTGCCGCTGCGCTATGAAGACCGTACCCGTATCTATGCCATCGCAGAGCTACATCCCGGCGACTATGGCACCATAGAAGCAGAAATCCAATCCAGCCAGATTATCAATGGCCGTAAGCGCATGCTGACCTGCAATGTTCGCGATGCCAGCGGCACTATGACGTTGCGCTTTTTCAACTTTTCTGCGGCCCAACGCAACGCCATGCAACAAGGGCTGATGATCCGTGCTTACGGTGAGATACGCCATGGCAGTCACCATGCAGAAATCATTCATCCCGAGTACAAAATCTTTGCGACCGGAGAACCACCAGCCCTCAATGAAAGTCTGACCCCCATTTACCCCACCACTGAAGGACTGAAGCAAGCCAGCTGGATCAAGCTCAGCAGCCAGGCATTGGCGTTGTTACAAGAGGGCGGACTGCAGGAACTGATCCCCGAAACCCTGCGCCCCAATCAACTGAGTCTGGCAGCAGCGGTACGGCTGCTACACCGGCCGCCCGCCGACGTGGATATCTATCGCCTCATGCAAGGACAACATCCCGCGCAGCAACGGCTGGTACAAGAAGAGTTGCTGGCGCATAACCTGAGCATGTTGAAACTAAGGCAGCGCAGTAATCAGGATAAAGCAGTGTCGTTGCCAGCGACCGGACAGTTACTTAGGCCATTTTTAAAGCGTTTGCCATTTCACCCCACCAGCGCGCAGCAACGCGTTGTAGCCGATATCAACCGTGATATCGAAAAACCGCAGCCAATGATGCGTCTGGTGCAAGGCGATGTGGGCTCAGGTAAAACGCTGGTTGCGGCAATGGCAGCATTACAGGCGATTGAAAACGGCTATCAGGTGGCAATGATGGCACCAACCGAGTTGTTGGCAGAGCAGCACGCCCTTAATTTCAGCAATTGGTTTACGCCATTGGGACTAAAAGTCGGCTGGCTGGCCGGAAAACTTAAAGGCAAGCTCCGCGAGCAATCGTTGCAGGAGATTGCCGACGGCAGCGCACAGATGGTCATCGGCACACATGCCATCTTTCAGGAACAGGTACAGTTTCACAAGCTGGCGTTGATCATTATCGATGAACAACATCGGTTTGGCGTACACCAGCGCCTTGGGCTGCGCGAAAAAGGGGCAATGCAGGGTTATTACCCACATCAGCTGATCATGACCGCCACCCCGATCCCAAGAACGCTGGCGATGACTGCTTATGCGGATTTAGATACCTCGATTATTGATGAACTGCCACCAGGCAGAACGCCGGTGACAACAGTGGCGATCAGCAACCACCGCCGACAGGAAGTGATCGAGCGAGTGCGGCGCGCCACGTTGGACGATGGCCGTCAGGCGTATTGGGTCTGTACCTTAATTGAAGAATCAGAAGTGCTACAGTGCCAGGCCGCAGAAGATACCTGGGAAGAATTAAAAGCAGCGTTGCCCAATCTACATATCGGTCTGGTCCACGGTCGAATGAAAAGTAGCGAAAAGCAACAGGTGATGGACCGTTTTAAACAGGGTGAATTGAATCTGTTGGTGGCAACCACTGTCATAGAAGTAGGCGTTGATGTGCCCAACGCCAGCCTGATGATTATCGAAAACCCTGAGCGCTTGGGACTGGCGCAGCTACATCAGCTGCGCGGCCG
This portion of the Shewanella yunxiaonensis genome encodes:
- the rpoZ gene encoding DNA-directed RNA polymerase subunit omega, with the protein product MARVTVEDAVKQIGNRFDMIMVAARRARQIAVQGKDPLVEEENDKPTVIALREIEQGLVNAQTLEADERQSVREREAAEIAAVAAIAEGHQSL
- the recG gene encoding ATP-dependent DNA helicase RecG, whose product is MQRLDLIPITELKGIAAKMAGKLEKLGIHTVQDLLFHLPLRYEDRTRIYAIAELHPGDYGTIEAEIQSSQIINGRKRMLTCNVRDASGTMTLRFFNFSAAQRNAMQQGLMIRAYGEIRHGSHHAEIIHPEYKIFATGEPPALNESLTPIYPTTEGLKQASWIKLSSQALALLQEGGLQELIPETLRPNQLSLAAAVRLLHRPPADVDIYRLMQGQHPAQQRLVQEELLAHNLSMLKLRQRSNQDKAVSLPATGQLLRPFLKRLPFHPTSAQQRVVADINRDIEKPQPMMRLVQGDVGSGKTLVAAMAALQAIENGYQVAMMAPTELLAEQHALNFSNWFTPLGLKVGWLAGKLKGKLREQSLQEIADGSAQMVIGTHAIFQEQVQFHKLALIIIDEQHRFGVHQRLGLREKGAMQGYYPHQLIMTATPIPRTLAMTAYADLDTSIIDELPPGRTPVTTVAISNHRRQEVIERVRRATLDDGRQAYWVCTLIEESEVLQCQAAEDTWEELKAALPNLHIGLVHGRMKSSEKQQVMDRFKQGELNLLVATTVIEVGVDVPNASLMIIENPERLGLAQLHQLRGRVGRGAVASHCVLMYQPPLSQTATKRLGVLRQSNDGFVIAQQDLEIRGPGEVLGTRQTGLAEMKVADLVRDQALIPHVQKLAQHLMQQAPENVDGIIQRWLGDRQQYVQA
- the spoT gene encoding bifunctional GTP diphosphokinase/guanosine-3',5'-bis pyrophosphate 3'-pyrophosphohydrolase; the protein is MYLFEGLREAAAAYLEPEQVELLKQAYQVARDAHEGQMRTSGEPYITHPVAVAHILADMRLDHETLMAALLHDTIEDTHVTHQDLTNMFGESVAELVEGVSKLDKIKFRDKKEAQAENFRKMMMAMTQDIRVILIKLADRTHNMRTLGALRPDKRRRIARETLEIYAPIANRLGIHNIKTELEDLGFQAYYPMRYRVLKEVVRAARGNRKELIQGIENAIHTRLEDTGIHGKVKGREKNLYSIYNKMRSKELQFQEVMDIYAFRIIVDSVDTCYRVLGVMHGLYKPRPLRFKDYIAIPKANGYQSLHTSLIGPHGVPVEIQIRTEDMDQMADKGVAAHWMYKSGQSAAAPGTSGTTTQLRARKWMQSLLELQQSASSSFEFVENVKTELFPDEIYVFTPEGRILELPVGATPVDFAYEVHTDVGNTCVGAKVNRMSYPLSQPLLSGQTVEIITAKGAKPNAAWLNFVVTGKARSKIRQVLKNLKKDEAIALGKRLLNHALGDSKLEQFSQEQINKVVTDTKHKDFDELLTEIGLGNAMSLVIAQRLKGDSVDSRKADDDSNLMPIRGSEGMLVSFANCCRPIPGDAVIAYVSPGKGLVVHMENCANIRGYQSEPDKYIPVQWDAVDGTEFQANVRIEIVNHQGALAKITNIIAAEGSNISNISTEERDGRVYLIHLRISVRDRVHLANVMRRIRVLPEVLRISRNR
- a CDS encoding calcium/sodium antiporter, giving the protein MLIFLSILGGFLILTFGAEALVRGASAIALRLGVTPLVIGLTIVAFGTSAPELAVSVKSAMAGSPGIALGNVIGSNIANIGLILGLTALIRPVGVQSQMVRRDIPLMIGASLLVWLLLLDGLLGLVDGLILSLLLLAYLVHSYYSAGADDTEEFEAGPRNPLLSILLIVIGIACLVGGGVLFVNGAVDLARAFDISEAVIGLTIIAIGTSMPELVTSMVAAMKGQSDIAIGNVVGSNLFNLLGILGITALVHPISAAGFSILDFGVMLALAVVLLPLAHRGYRIGRRDGMLLLLAYLGYMAWLVSHASA
- a CDS encoding phosphotransferase enzyme family protein encodes the protein MSPAANIKTDRLIREAVLPHYFDEKAISPLVITPLGNGHINGTWLVDDGGSALVLQCINTIVFPQPWQLIANSTVIAQHLADKHDQGSYPLTYTRPLPTRDNHLAVDLGEQGFWRAISYIPDSCSIEQLTNVTQAEQLAQAFGQFVGALADIDAHQLAEVIPGFRSLAGRLQALQQAATADRLQRLRSCHNWYELALSQQSLLKELADIEPLLPLRVCHNDTKINNLLFSQGLQLPVAVVDLDTCMPGYLMYDFGDMVRSCCAAVAEDNTALASVQVLPDYFAALTRGWQRALGQIMTAAERESLWLGVRVVTLMLAVRFLTDYLDGDNYFRVEHPQHNLQRAANQFTLYQRLLAQESELIASLSNL
- a CDS encoding RidA family protein yields the protein MAEKEIIATDKAPAAIGTYSQAVKVGSTVYLSGQIPLVPATMELAGDEFEAQVVQVFENLKAVCQAAGGELADIVKLNIYMVDLGHFAKVNEVMGRYFQQPYPARAAIGVKQLPKGAQVEMDGVVEL
- a CDS encoding AMP-binding protein; the protein is MSASYKSPVEMLNQWAEVQGDAVYLRQPIKGQFRDYSWRQVQQTAQRLAGALRHLGYEPGEKIALLSKNCAEWFITDLALMHGGYISVPIYPTANADTIRYVLEHSGCKAIFVGKLDHWADQEAGVGGELLRLALPYETMPAQYQWLQLLNMGQPLVDAPLPAAEQIMTLIYTSGSTGKPKGAVQTFASYSWTCNAVVRDLKASQEDRLLSYLPLAHITERVAIEGSSFYAGCPVAFVESLETFVADVQRMQPTVFFSVPRLWTLFQKNIIDKVGSFRKLNLLLKIPLLNWLVKRKIHQGLGLGKSRLLGSGSAPIPPSLVHWYHSIGLDICEAWGMTENCAYSIINHPFDASKIGTVGKPIVGCQIKRSADGELLVKSPGLMREYYKAPEATAAAFDEEGYFRTGDLCEIDKDGCVSITGRVKDNFKTAKGKYVAPVPIERKLAQDPHVELLCVIGSGLPHPVALIQLSEGAMLQPREEVRSSLKTTLDAINPNLESHETVDALIVVTEPWTIENDVLTPTLKIKRHVLEQRYTAKAEKVRGAVVVWEDEI
- the gmk gene encoding guanylate kinase → MSARGNLFIVSAPSGAGKSSLIAALLADTPKDMQVSVSHTTRKPRPGESHGQHYYFVSVDEFKTLITENAFLEWAEVFGNYYGTSRRVIEQALADGIDVFLDIDWQGAQQIKQQMPEAVGIFILPPSREALEQRLKGRGQDSVEVIASRMEKAVSEMSHYNEYDFIIVNDQFEQALGDLRAIIRSQRLTQASQINTHSDMLKGLLAD